The Saprospiraceae bacterium genome includes a window with the following:
- the aroC gene encoding chorismate synthase translates to MAGNTFGNIFRVTTYGESHGSGIGVVIDGCPSGLEIDLQFIQTELDRRKPGQSRIVTQRKESDSFVVQSGIFETKSTGTPISIFIPNSDQKSVDYDHISDKYRPSHADFTYNVKYGIRDYKGGGRSSARETAARVVAGAIAKQILAGINVKIQAFVSQVGNISLDTNKQLDLSLTEQNDVRCPDPDVAVQMEQLILEVRKAGDTIGGMISCIIENCPVGLGAPVFDKLHADLAKAMLSINAVKGFEYGSGFKCVSMKGSEHNDVFKNENGKIITTTNHSGGIQGGISNGMPIYFNVAFKPVATIILNQETVSEIGEPVTIQGKGRHDPCVVPRAVPIVEAMAALVIVDHYLMQQTTKLADFKI, encoded by the coding sequence ATGGCAGGAAATACATTTGGTAATATTTTCAGAGTAACGACGTACGGCGAATCTCATGGTTCCGGAATAGGAGTTGTGATTGACGGTTGTCCTTCAGGACTTGAAATAGATTTACAATTTATTCAGACAGAGCTAGATCGCAGAAAGCCCGGACAATCAAGGATTGTTACACAACGGAAAGAATCAGATAGTTTTGTGGTTCAATCCGGTATATTTGAAACAAAAAGTACAGGTACGCCCATCAGCATTTTCATCCCCAATTCAGACCAGAAGTCTGTTGATTATGACCACATTTCAGACAAATACAGACCTTCTCATGCAGATTTCACTTACAACGTTAAGTATGGAATCAGAGACTATAAAGGGGGCGGACGATCATCCGCAAGGGAAACAGCAGCACGTGTGGTTGCCGGAGCTATTGCAAAACAAATTTTAGCAGGAATAAATGTAAAAATTCAGGCCTTTGTCAGTCAGGTAGGCAATATTTCTTTGGATACCAATAAACAACTGGACCTGTCTCTTACAGAACAAAATGATGTAAGGTGCCCGGATCCGGATGTAGCAGTACAGATGGAACAACTCATTCTGGAAGTTAGAAAAGCGGGAGATACGATAGGTGGCATGATTTCGTGCATTATAGAAAATTGTCCGGTAGGTTTAGGTGCACCTGTTTTTGATAAATTACATGCAGATCTGGCAAAAGCCATGTTGAGTATCAATGCGGTGAAAGGTTTTGAATATGGCTCAGGCTTTAAATGTGTTTCTATGAAAGGTTCAGAACACAACGACGTCTTTAAAAATGAAAACGGAAAAATAATTACAACCACCAACCATTCGGGTGGGATACAGGGTGGAATTTCAAATGGAATGCCTATCTATTTTAATGTGGCTTTTAAACCGGTTGCAACCATTATTCTCAATCAGGAAACGGTCAGTGAAATTGGTGAACCTGTCACCATTCAAGGGAAAGGAAGACATGACCCCTGCGTGGTACCACGTGCTGTTCCTATTGTAGAAGCAATGGCAGCTTTAGTGATAGTGGACCATTACCTGATGCAACAAACTACCAAATTGGCAGATTTCAAGATTTGA